The following proteins are encoded in a genomic region of Halopelagius longus:
- a CDS encoding cyclase family protein, translated as MFPPEEIIDLSNPIENGMPVWPTFPPFELERTDWAARDGFTMERTEMRTHTGTHVDSPLHFVPEGRSLDDFPLSKFMGEGVAIDVTPKDPEEAITAEDIEAFEEDIEDGDVLMLHTGWDEYYGLTEEYLFEFPYLTAEAAQYCAELNLKAVGTEGASVGGWVDEVPAHGPSTDVGADESHLPLLENGVIPIEEVRNLDRVLKGAESRRAYFFFPPLNFRGTSGSPVRAFAFL; from the coding sequence ATGTTCCCGCCGGAGGAGATTATCGACCTGAGCAACCCGATAGAGAACGGCATGCCCGTCTGGCCGACGTTCCCGCCGTTCGAGCTCGAACGGACCGACTGGGCGGCCCGCGACGGGTTCACGATGGAGCGAACCGAGATGCGAACCCACACCGGAACGCACGTCGATTCACCGCTTCACTTCGTTCCCGAAGGGCGGTCCCTCGACGACTTTCCCCTCTCGAAGTTCATGGGCGAGGGCGTCGCTATCGACGTGACGCCGAAGGACCCGGAGGAGGCCATCACGGCCGAGGACATCGAGGCGTTCGAAGAGGACATCGAGGACGGCGACGTGTTGATGCTGCACACCGGGTGGGACGAGTACTACGGACTCACCGAGGAGTACCTGTTCGAGTTCCCCTACCTGACGGCCGAGGCGGCGCAGTACTGCGCCGAGTTGAACCTGAAGGCGGTCGGAACCGAGGGCGCGAGCGTCGGCGGGTGGGTCGACGAGGTGCCCGCCCACGGCCCGAGCACCGACGTGGGCGCGGACGAGTCTCACCTCCCCCTCTTGGAGAACGGGGTGATACCCATCGAGGAGGTGCGAAACCTCGACCGGGTGCTGAAGGGCGCCGAGAGTCGCCGCGCGTACTTCTTCTTCCCGCCGTTGAACTTCCGCGGGACAAGCGGGTCGCCGGTCCGAGCGTTCGCCTTCCTCTGA
- a CDS encoding enolase C-terminal domain-like protein translates to MPPTITRIESTEFRYPLEDVGTDGNGFNLSYEPGTTTERKLFAIRVHTDEGITGEYVGGNSPGAAQINTFADYLVGKNPLERERHWSEVKRALRKYDRMGIGPIDIALWDFAGKYYDAPIHELLGTYRTRLPAYASTYHADDNGGLDSPEAYADFAEECLEAGYPGFKIHGWGGSDEARDVKREVETIRAVGERVGDEMDLMCDPACELETFADALKVGRACDEYDFLWYEDPYRDGGISQHSHEKLGEMIETPILQTEHVRGLEPHTDFIANGATDFVRADPEYDGGITGAMKISRVAEGFGLDVEYHAPGPAQRHCIAATRNANYYELALVHPEAQNTQPPVYKGDYSDMFDTIDDDGTVPVPDGPGLGVEYDWDYIEENKTGSVHVYE, encoded by the coding sequence ATGCCACCGACCATCACGCGGATAGAAAGCACGGAATTCCGGTACCCACTCGAGGACGTGGGCACCGACGGAAACGGGTTCAACCTCTCGTACGAACCGGGAACGACGACGGAGCGGAAACTGTTCGCCATACGGGTCCACACCGACGAGGGCATCACGGGCGAGTACGTCGGGGGGAACTCCCCGGGTGCGGCGCAGATAAACACGTTCGCGGACTACCTCGTCGGCAAGAACCCCCTCGAACGCGAACGCCACTGGAGCGAAGTGAAGCGAGCGTTGCGGAAGTACGACCGCATGGGAATCGGTCCCATCGACATCGCCCTGTGGGACTTCGCCGGGAAGTACTACGACGCGCCCATCCACGAACTCCTCGGCACCTACCGCACGCGACTCCCGGCGTACGCCTCCACCTACCACGCCGACGACAACGGCGGGTTGGACTCGCCGGAGGCGTACGCCGACTTCGCCGAGGAGTGTCTGGAGGCGGGCTATCCGGGGTTCAAGATTCACGGCTGGGGCGGAAGCGACGAGGCCAGAGACGTGAAACGCGAAGTCGAGACGATTCGCGCCGTCGGCGAACGCGTCGGCGACGAGATGGACCTGATGTGCGACCCCGCCTGCGAACTGGAGACGTTCGCGGACGCGTTGAAGGTGGGACGCGCCTGCGACGAGTACGACTTCCTCTGGTACGAGGACCCCTACCGCGACGGCGGCATCTCCCAGCACTCCCACGAGAAACTCGGCGAGATGATAGAGACGCCCATCCTGCAGACCGAACACGTCCGCGGACTCGAACCGCACACGGACTTCATCGCCAACGGCGCGACGGACTTCGTCCGCGCGGACCCCGAGTACGACGGCGGCATCACGGGCGCGATGAAGATTTCCCGCGTCGCGGAGGGGTTCGGCCTCGACGTGGAGTATCACGCGCCCGGCCCGGCGCAACGACACTGCATCGCGGCGACGCGCAACGCGAACTACTACGAACTCGCCCTCGTTCACCCGGAGGCGCAGAACACCCAACCGCCGGTGTACAAGGGCGACTACTCCGACATGTTCGACACCATCGACGACGACGGGACGGTGCCCGTGCCGGACGGCCCCGGACTCGGCGTCGAGTACGACTGGGACTACATCGAGGAGAACAAGACCGGAAGCGTCCACGTCTACGAGTAG
- a CDS encoding TCP-1/cpn60 chaperonin family protein: protein MARDDGARTGAWVTRDEAAREYVVEAARAVESLVASTYGPAGGTTLVETVDPQDVPETVVTRDAGQLLDAVERGDGFGHPVAALFVDGLDSVRRGLRDGTTAAALLAARLLDSGAELVGDGLHPGSVAVGYAMAANRTGAVLDDLARPVEATDRELLSRVAATTMTSDLSDRRREEYADAVSAAVSGLARESEDGWFDTDDVTVRTRVDADCTLSRGHVVRRRPGAHETSDRSRLSFDWSPSVEGVLADARVAVLERDIDVEESATSFGREGRSGVTLDSAGAVAAYAEGRDAAVDAVAAGVAETGADVLVVRAELDDEVKAALESHGVAVVDRAQYPKSDVHRVARATGATVVGHVSDLDESKLGRAGRVFERRVGDEKWAHFDECDGPVFTILVGAPTEKGRTTHERLVSDAVETTAVAAMDGQVLPGAGAAPVAVARDLREFARGVEGREQLAVEAFADACESLATTLARNAGYDPIDVRAKLRSAHAEAAERPASVGLDVATGEAADAWEMGVVEPRRVFSQAVDTAVATAEQLGTVDAVVAPGVEPGPFTPQTEHD from the coding sequence ATGGCACGCGACGACGGGGCGCGGACGGGCGCATGGGTCACTCGCGACGAGGCGGCGCGGGAGTACGTCGTCGAAGCGGCGCGGGCGGTCGAATCGCTCGTCGCCTCGACGTACGGTCCGGCGGGCGGGACGACGCTGGTCGAGACGGTGGACCCGCAGGACGTTCCCGAGACGGTGGTGACGAGAGACGCCGGGCAACTCCTCGACGCCGTCGAACGCGGGGACGGGTTCGGTCACCCGGTGGCCGCCCTGTTCGTGGACGGACTCGACTCGGTGCGGCGGGGCCTCCGCGACGGGACGACGGCGGCGGCGCTTCTCGCGGCGAGACTGCTCGATTCGGGGGCGGAGTTGGTCGGGGACGGCCTCCACCCCGGCAGCGTCGCCGTCGGGTACGCGATGGCGGCCAACCGCACCGGGGCCGTCTTGGACGACTTGGCGCGTCCGGTCGAGGCGACGGACCGAGAACTGCTCTCGCGGGTGGCCGCGACGACGATGACCTCCGACCTCTCGGACCGACGGCGGGAAGAGTACGCGGACGCCGTCTCGGCGGCCGTCTCGGGCCTCGCCCGCGAGAGCGAAGACGGGTGGTTCGACACGGACGACGTCACGGTACGGACGCGGGTGGACGCCGACTGTACCCTCTCGCGCGGCCACGTCGTGCGTCGCCGTCCCGGCGCACACGAGACGAGCGACCGGAGTCGCCTCTCGTTCGACTGGTCGCCGTCCGTCGAGGGCGTCCTCGCGGACGCTCGGGTCGCCGTCCTCGAACGCGACATCGACGTCGAGGAGTCGGCGACGAGTTTCGGGCGGGAGGGCCGGTCCGGCGTGACGCTCGATTCCGCTGGGGCCGTCGCGGCGTACGCCGAGGGGCGCGACGCCGCCGTCGACGCCGTCGCCGCGGGGGTGGCCGAAACGGGCGCGGACGTGCTTGTCGTGCGGGCGGAACTCGACGACGAGGTGAAAGCCGCCCTCGAATCGCACGGCGTCGCCGTCGTCGACCGGGCGCAGTACCCGAAATCCGACGTACACCGCGTCGCCCGCGCGACGGGGGCCACCGTCGTCGGCCACGTCTCCGACCTCGACGAGTCGAAACTGGGGCGGGCGGGGCGGGTGTTCGAACGGCGCGTCGGCGACGAGAAGTGGGCGCACTTCGACGAGTGCGACGGCCCGGTGTTCACGATTCTCGTCGGCGCGCCGACGGAGAAGGGCCGGACGACGCACGAGCGACTCGTCTCCGACGCCGTGGAGACGACGGCCGTCGCCGCGATGGACGGGCAGGTGCTCCCGGGGGCCGGCGCGGCACCCGTGGCGGTCGCACGCGACCTGCGGGAGTTCGCCCGCGGCGTCGAGGGGAGAGAGCAGTTGGCCGTGGAGGCGTTCGCGGACGCCTGCGAATCGCTCGCGACGACGCTGGCTCGAAACGCCGGATACGACCCCATCGACGTGCGGGCGAAACTCCGAAGCGCGCACGCCGAGGCGGCCGAACGCCCCGCGTCCGTCGGCCTCGACGTCGCCACCGGCGAGGCGGCGGACGCGTGGGAGATGGGCGTCGTCGAACCGCGGCGCGTCTTCTCGCAGGCCGTCGATACGGCCGTCGCGACGGCCGAGCAGTTGGGGACCGTAGACGCCGTCGTCGCGCCGGGCGTCGAACCCGGGCCGTTCACGCCGCAGACGGAGCACGACTGA
- a CDS encoding TCP-1/cpn60 chaperonin family protein, producing the protein MDSDARHALLDDANRVCELVGTTLGPLGTNKLVVESGGRVTATSSGSLLLDRLELDDPATTLLERAAGEFRQRHGDGATTLTLLTGALLREADGLLDRGLHPTTVARGYEEALSVAEDRLDSRARPLSVVGPEAVARTALTGTRNPMTRRRVSEAVADAVETVSAADSPTGGRGDVAVLARLGGVGDTELLEGVVVETPLVSDAMPRRLSGAGVALLASTVDVPKLGGATESTDYDLSMDADSFKDRAAVGEYEREEFRRILSSAVASGCRFVATKGGVNDRVKTRLADAGVAAIDRVDDETMARLVRNTGGRVVPTLAETTPETMGRADVRVERLAGREFVYVEGDDAPTFTLVCRAPDPRSVTSFERSAESAVAATLRALDDERVVPGGGATEIDLERAVRAAARGTSGREQLAAEAFGRTLATVPRRLAESAGIDGWSGVVRLRVAHDEGRSSVGVDALAGEIRDVLDGEPVVEPLGLKRDAVSSATELATQLLRIDRQIPANDLSDEDSTAAAR; encoded by the coding sequence ATGGACTCCGACGCACGGCACGCGCTACTCGACGACGCGAACCGCGTCTGCGAACTCGTCGGGACGACGCTCGGTCCGCTCGGGACGAACAAACTCGTCGTGGAGTCGGGCGGGCGGGTGACGGCCACCTCCTCGGGGTCGCTGCTCTTGGACCGCCTCGAACTGGACGACCCGGCGACGACGCTTCTGGAACGGGCGGCCGGGGAGTTTCGCCAGCGACACGGCGACGGCGCGACGACGCTCACGCTCCTGACGGGCGCGTTGCTCCGCGAGGCCGACGGGTTACTCGACCGGGGCCTCCACCCGACGACGGTCGCCCGCGGCTACGAGGAGGCGCTCTCCGTCGCCGAGGACCGACTCGACTCCCGGGCCCGTCCCCTCTCGGTCGTCGGCCCGGAGGCCGTCGCGCGGACGGCCCTCACCGGGACGCGGAACCCGATGACGAGACGGCGGGTGAGCGAAGCGGTGGCCGACGCCGTCGAGACGGTATCGGCGGCGGACTCGCCGACCGGCGGACGCGGAGACGTCGCCGTCCTCGCGCGACTCGGCGGCGTCGGCGACACCGAACTCCTCGAAGGCGTCGTCGTCGAGACGCCACTCGTCTCCGACGCCATGCCGCGCCGCCTGTCCGGCGCGGGCGTCGCCCTCCTCGCTTCGACGGTGGACGTTCCCAAACTCGGCGGCGCGACCGAATCGACCGACTACGACCTCTCGATGGACGCGGACTCCTTCAAGGACCGGGCCGCCGTCGGCGAGTACGAACGCGAGGAGTTCCGCCGTATCCTCTCGTCGGCCGTCGCGTCCGGGTGTCGGTTCGTCGCGACGAAGGGGGGCGTCAACGACCGCGTGAAGACGCGACTCGCCGACGCGGGCGTGGCCGCCATCGACCGCGTGGACGACGAGACGATGGCGCGTCTCGTCCGGAACACCGGCGGGCGGGTGGTGCCCACTCTGGCGGAGACGACGCCCGAGACGATGGGGCGGGCGGACGTCCGCGTCGAACGCCTCGCCGGCCGGGAGTTCGTCTACGTCGAGGGCGACGACGCGCCGACGTTCACGCTGGTCTGTCGCGCCCCCGACCCGCGGTCGGTCACCTCGTTCGAAAGAAGCGCCGAGAGCGCCGTCGCGGCGACGCTCCGGGCACTCGACGACGAACGCGTCGTGCCCGGCGGCGGCGCGACCGAAATAGACCTCGAACGCGCGGTCAGGGCGGCGGCGCGGGGAACGTCCGGACGGGAGCAACTCGCCGCGGAGGCGTTCGGCAGGACCCTCGCGACGGTGCCCCGGCGACTCGCCGAGAGTGCGGGCATCGACGGGTGGTCGGGCGTCGTCCGCCTCCGGGTCGCCCACGACGAAGGCCGGTCGTCGGTCGGCGTGGACGCCCTCGCGGGCGAGATTCGGGACGTTCTCGACGGCGAACCGGTCGTCGAACCCCTCGGTCTCAAGCGCGACGCCGTGTCTTCGGCGACGGAACTGGCGACGCAACTGCTCCGCATCGACCGACAGATACCCGCGAACGACCTCTCCGACGAGGATTCGACCGCGGCGGCCAGATGA
- a CDS encoding ABC transporter substrate-binding protein — protein MSKSSTSGRESADRTEGQAGAEPSRRDFVRATAATATVGALGGLAGCSGEQGGGTPEPKEGGGGSTGETGSDSGGSESVTIDYLSAQAVENSAMKSHFQESMKTFEEKNGNVSVSLQTASYGDIRSKLSSTVSSGNPPTFAEAGGGGLQFYLNDKVPDHKPFIESTDSLPDDFTAANKESAQYRGEYWSGGGMRNTNSNLGISPKLFSQAGVSNPKEELSTWSGFLDAVKRVDQQTDAIAYEETGVPGDLESYWGYARTAYTDGTDPWMRPGDNPDNPTIVVGNDEHEDQGKTDGMIKTCVKMANQFSSQEAAQRGDEDIPSLMLTGRVASFNYAVPTASRWTATKDDVKFGWQGGNGDFMLLPHPKVDPQFGQNFGISDLEGVEGEHGGHMWALEQQQCIFQASDAKQQAAWDLNMFLLSDNEFVLPAWGEHYEAIPGLKTKLEAVLNEYDLAQSTEQAYKNADEYGVQYSTTGASWDVRDVDPIRWTDINETLSQAIAGQHSAEETPGLIRQRIQKRLGQ, from the coding sequence ATGTCAAAGAGTAGCACGAGTGGCAGGGAGAGCGCGGACCGCACCGAGGGGCAGGCCGGTGCAGAGCCGTCGCGGCGGGACTTCGTGCGGGCGACCGCCGCCACGGCGACGGTCGGCGCACTCGGGGGACTCGCGGGGTGTAGCGGCGAACAGGGCGGAGGCACGCCGGAACCGAAAGAAGGGGGCGGCGGTTCGACCGGCGAAACGGGGTCGGACTCCGGCGGGTCCGAGAGCGTCACCATCGACTACCTGAGCGCGCAGGCCGTCGAGAACTCCGCGATGAAGTCCCACTTCCAGGAGTCGATGAAGACGTTCGAGGAGAAGAACGGGAACGTCTCGGTGAGCCTTCAGACGGCTTCGTACGGGGATATCCGTTCGAAACTCTCCTCGACGGTGTCGTCCGGGAACCCGCCGACGTTCGCGGAGGCCGGCGGCGGCGGCTTACAGTTCTACCTCAACGACAAGGTTCCGGACCACAAGCCGTTCATCGAGTCCACCGACTCGCTTCCGGACGACTTTACGGCGGCAAACAAGGAGTCTGCGCAGTACCGCGGCGAGTACTGGTCGGGCGGCGGAATGCGCAACACGAACAGCAACCTCGGGATCAGCCCGAAACTGTTCAGTCAGGCGGGCGTCAGCAACCCCAAAGAGGAACTCTCGACGTGGAGCGGGTTCCTCGACGCGGTCAAGCGCGTGGACCAACAGACCGACGCCATCGCCTACGAGGAGACCGGCGTGCCCGGCGACCTCGAATCGTACTGGGGGTACGCCCGGACGGCGTACACCGACGGGACCGACCCGTGGATGCGCCCGGGCGACAACCCGGACAACCCGACCATCGTCGTGGGGAACGACGAACACGAGGACCAAGGGAAGACGGACGGGATGATAAAGACCTGCGTCAAGATGGCGAACCAGTTCAGTAGCCAGGAGGCGGCCCAACGCGGCGACGAGGACATCCCCTCCCTCATGCTGACCGGCCGCGTCGCCTCGTTCAACTACGCGGTGCCGACCGCCAGTCGGTGGACCGCCACCAAGGACGACGTCAAGTTCGGGTGGCAGGGCGGCAACGGCGATTTCATGCTCCTCCCGCACCCGAAGGTCGATCCCCAGTTCGGGCAGAACTTCGGAATCAGCGACCTCGAAGGCGTCGAGGGGGAGCACGGCGGCCACATGTGGGCGCTCGAACAACAGCAGTGCATCTTCCAGGCCAGCGACGCGAAGCAGCAGGCCGCGTGGGACCTCAACATGTTCCTCTTGAGCGACAACGAGTTCGTCCTGCCCGCCTGGGGCGAACACTACGAGGCGATTCCGGGTCTCAAGACGAAACTGGAAGCCGTCCTCAACGAGTACGACCTCGCACAGAGCACGGAGCAGGCGTACAAGAACGCCGACGAGTACGGCGTCCAGTACTCCACGACGGGCGCGTCGTGGGACGTACGCGACGTGGACCCGATTCGGTGGACCGACATCAACGAGACGCTCAGTCAGGCCATCGCGGGGCAACACTCCGCCGAGGAGACGCCCGGCCTCATCCGACAGCGCATCCAGAAGCGACTCGGACAGTAA
- a CDS encoding carbohydrate ABC transporter permease, giving the protein MAQENTQHIRQKYGMEETTLMDRARENWIGYLFILPTFLMFTLLFYFPIVRGVYMTFTNTRLGGVGTFVGLDNYVWLLTNDLFHFAFGWTLVFVFGTTFLQLFIGLFAALLLAELRSGLREWTSAVVMSPYFSAPLAGGVIWLWFLNSDFGMVPRLVSDLFGVTTPAFLAEDLWPYVSLIVAQSWHDYGYAGIIYAAAIVGIPREQYEAAALAGAGRLRRFRDVTLPHLVTPTIVILALRTAWNVAEFAQPFELTGGGPGTRTMLMSILTYETAYVNLQFSRAYTLGMAMIVISMTAAIFYVTVIQDEEEMYV; this is encoded by the coding sequence TTGGCACAAGAAAACACACAGCACATCAGGCAGAAGTACGGCATGGAGGAGACCACGCTGATGGACCGTGCCCGGGAGAACTGGATAGGCTACCTGTTCATTCTCCCCACGTTCCTGATGTTCACGCTCCTGTTTTACTTCCCCATCGTGCGGGGCGTCTACATGACGTTCACCAACACGCGGTTGGGGGGAGTGGGGACGTTCGTGGGTCTCGACAACTACGTGTGGCTGTTGACGAACGACCTGTTCCACTTCGCGTTCGGGTGGACGCTCGTGTTCGTGTTCGGGACGACGTTCCTGCAGTTGTTCATCGGCCTGTTCGCGGCGCTCCTGTTGGCCGAACTCCGAAGCGGGTTGCGCGAGTGGACCAGCGCCGTCGTCATGTCCCCCTACTTCTCCGCGCCGTTGGCGGGGGGCGTCATCTGGCTGTGGTTCCTCAACAGCGACTTCGGGATGGTCCCGAGACTCGTCTCGGACCTCTTCGGCGTGACGACGCCGGCGTTCCTCGCGGAGGACCTGTGGCCGTACGTGTCGCTCATCGTCGCGCAGTCGTGGCACGACTACGGGTACGCCGGAATCATCTACGCCGCGGCCATCGTCGGCATCCCGCGCGAACAGTACGAGGCGGCGGCGTTGGCCGGGGCGGGTCGCCTCCGGCGGTTCCGCGACGTGACCCTCCCGCACCTCGTGACGCCCACCATCGTCATCCTCGCGCTTCGGACGGCGTGGAACGTCGCGGAGTTCGCGCAACCGTTCGAGTTGACCGGCGGCGGCCCCGGGACGCGGACGATGCTGATGAGCATCCTCACGTACGAGACGGCCTACGTGAACCTGCAGTTCTCGCGGGCCTACACGCTCGGGATGGCCATGATCGTGATCTCGATGACGGCGGCCATCTTCTACGTGACCGTCATCCAAGACGAGGAGGAGATGTACGTCTGA
- a CDS encoding carbohydrate ABC transporter permease — protein MINETRRSRLILYVALGLFALFALAPYYWVIRTSFLTDFAAINPETNYLPALKNLTITAYEQIWERYNFVTFFSNSIIVSVTATVISLFFSIPGAYAFARLDFPGRKVLFYTAVFTIMFPWIVITIPVYEVFFVLGLINTLTGVIIALSIFVLPQTIWLLQGFFRQGIPENIEEAALIDGHSELGAFLRIVLPLSAPAVGAAALFAFLTAWNNFLWVFVLTSDEEVRTATVALHYILGSDVLRQWNILMASVVLLVAPPVVFYGLSQRYVGEGLGGM, from the coding sequence ATGATAAACGAGACTCGCCGCTCCCGACTGATACTGTACGTCGCGCTCGGACTGTTCGCGCTGTTCGCCTTAGCGCCGTACTACTGGGTGATTCGGACGTCGTTCCTGACGGACTTCGCCGCCATCAACCCGGAGACGAACTACCTCCCGGCGTTGAAGAACCTCACCATCACCGCGTACGAGCAGATATGGGAACGGTACAACTTCGTCACGTTCTTCAGCAACAGCATCATCGTCTCCGTCACGGCGACTGTCATCTCGCTGTTCTTCTCCATCCCCGGCGCGTACGCGTTCGCGCGACTGGACTTCCCGGGGCGGAAGGTGCTGTTCTACACCGCCGTCTTCACCATCATGTTCCCGTGGATAGTCATCACCATCCCCGTCTACGAGGTGTTCTTCGTCCTCGGCCTCATCAACACCCTCACGGGCGTCATCATCGCCCTGTCCATCTTCGTCCTCCCGCAGACCATCTGGCTGTTGCAGGGCTTCTTCAGGCAGGGCATCCCCGAGAACATCGAGGAGGCCGCACTCATCGACGGGCACAGCGAACTCGGGGCGTTCCTGCGAATCGTCCTGCCCCTCTCCGCGCCCGCCGTGGGCGCGGCGGCCCTGTTCGCGTTCCTGACGGCGTGGAACAACTTCCTGTGGGTGTTCGTCCTCACCAGCGACGAGGAAGTCCGCACGGCCACGGTGGCCCTGCACTACATCCTCGGGAGCGACGTGCTCCGGCAGTGGAACATCCTCATGGCCTCCGTGGTCCTTCTCGTGGCACCGCCGGTGGTCTTCTACGGTCTCTCGCAACGCTACGTCGGCGAGGGACTGGGAGGGATGTGA
- a CDS encoding ABC transporter ATP-binding protein, whose amino-acid sequence MARVQFDDVTKVFEDTSGPIVAVEELSLEIPDGEFVVFVGPSGCGKSTTLRMLAGLESITDGEIRLDGQPVNDMSPKERDIAMVFQSYALYPHKTVRENMAYGLKLSTDLSDEEVNRRVVEAAEMMGIEDLLDKKPGSLSGGQQQRVATGRAIVREPAVFLFDEPLSNLDAKLRKHMRTELSRIHSELGITTIYVTHDQEEAMTMADRIVILDNGQLQQVGSPKEVYYRPANAFVADFIGSPSMNFFDVDLRVESDGTGTLVGEGISYGVSEEIVDAVGGEGEYTLSIRPENLRVDPTAPPAKTFEATVDVVEIVGSDNFLYLRVGGKECRLRAPVEVEPAEGEVVDVTFDESDLHLFDRNTEEALVHGRERAETARRTVEQEV is encoded by the coding sequence ATGGCACGTGTTCAATTCGACGACGTAACGAAAGTGTTCGAGGATACGTCCGGCCCGATAGTCGCCGTCGAGGAGTTGTCGCTCGAGATTCCCGACGGCGAGTTCGTGGTGTTCGTCGGTCCCTCGGGGTGCGGCAAATCCACGACGTTGCGGATGCTCGCCGGGTTGGAGTCGATAACGGACGGCGAGATTCGGTTGGACGGACAGCCCGTCAACGATATGTCGCCGAAGGAGCGCGACATCGCCATGGTGTTCCAGTCGTACGCGCTGTACCCCCACAAGACCGTCCGGGAGAACATGGCCTACGGGCTGAAGTTGAGTACCGACCTCAGCGACGAGGAGGTGAACCGCCGCGTCGTCGAGGCGGCCGAGATGATGGGCATCGAGGACTTGCTCGACAAGAAACCCGGAAGCCTCTCCGGCGGGCAACAGCAACGCGTGGCGACCGGTCGCGCCATCGTCCGCGAACCGGCGGTGTTCCTGTTCGACGAACCCCTCTCGAACTTGGACGCGAAACTCCGCAAGCACATGCGGACGGAACTGTCGCGCATCCACTCGGAACTCGGCATCACGACCATCTACGTGACGCACGACCAGGAGGAGGCGATGACGATGGCCGACCGCATCGTCATCCTCGACAACGGCCAACTCCAACAGGTCGGCTCGCCGAAGGAGGTGTACTACCGACCGGCCAACGCGTTCGTCGCCGACTTCATCGGCTCTCCGAGCATGAACTTCTTCGACGTGGACCTCCGCGTCGAGAGCGACGGCACCGGGACCTTGGTCGGCGAGGGCATCTCGTACGGCGTCTCCGAGGAGATAGTCGACGCCGTCGGCGGCGAAGGCGAGTACACGCTCAGTATCCGCCCGGAGAACCTCCGCGTGGACCCCACAGCGCCGCCCGCGAAGACGTTCGAGGCGACGGTCGACGTCGTCGAAATCGTCGGCTCGGACAACTTCCTCTACCTGCGGGTCGGCGGCAAGGAATGCCGCCTCCGCGCGCCCGTCGAAGTCGAACCGGCGGAGGGCGAGGTAGTGGACGTGACGTTCGACGAGTCGGACCTCCACCTGTTCGACCGCAACACCGAGGAGGCACTCGTCCACGGCCGCGAACGGGCCGAGACGGCGCGCCGGACGGTAGAACAGGAGGTCTGA
- a CDS encoding SDR family oxidoreductase, translating into MDEDALEDNVAFVTGATSGIGRAAALELAAEGAHVALASRREDRLETVAEEVRTEHDREAIVVPTDVTDPEQVRAAVAETAETFGGVDVVVANAGLGVNEPVEDLSVEDFELMIDVNVNGMFYTAQAALPHLRESSGNLVFLGSFAGQYPRPNDAVYAATKWWTRGFALSLEGTVGDDDVAVTVVNPTEVRTEFGSETDDEMKDRFEPGEVTEPAEVAEAIAFAAKQRPPNTVSEIDLYRRDKFSHF; encoded by the coding sequence ATGGACGAAGACGCACTCGAAGACAACGTCGCGTTCGTCACGGGAGCCACCTCCGGAATCGGCCGGGCGGCGGCCCTCGAACTCGCCGCCGAGGGGGCGCACGTCGCCCTCGCGTCGCGCCGAGAGGACCGACTCGAAACCGTCGCCGAGGAGGTGCGGACCGAACACGACCGGGAGGCCATCGTCGTCCCGACGGACGTGACCGACCCGGAGCAGGTGCGGGCCGCGGTGGCGGAGACGGCCGAGACGTTCGGCGGGGTAGACGTCGTCGTCGCCAACGCGGGCCTCGGCGTCAACGAACCCGTCGAGGACCTCTCCGTCGAGGATTTCGAGTTGATGATAGACGTGAACGTCAACGGGATGTTCTACACGGCGCAAGCGGCGCTTCCGCACCTCCGCGAGTCGTCCGGGAACCTGGTGTTCCTCGGCAGTTTCGCCGGGCAGTACCCGCGACCGAACGACGCCGTCTACGCCGCCACGAAGTGGTGGACGCGGGGGTTCGCGCTGAGTCTCGAAGGGACCGTCGGCGACGACGACGTGGCCGTCACCGTCGTCAACCCGACGGAGGTGCGGACGGAGTTCGGGTCCGAGACGGACGACGAGATGAAAGACCGCTTCGAACCGGGCGAGGTGACCGAACCCGCGGAGGTGGCCGAAGCCATCGCGTTCGCGGCGAAGCAACGCCCGCCGAACACCGTCAGCGAGATAGACCTCTACCGCCGCGACAAGTTCTCGCACTTCTGA